In the genome of Pseudomonas sp. Teo4, the window AGCAGGTTCTCTAGCAGCACCTTCAGCGACATGGGCAGGCGCTGCAGGTCGCCCAGCTGACGCGACGCTTCGGCCAGGCTGTAGTAGTGATAGGTGTGGTTGCTCACCTTCAGGGTCTTCAGGGTTTTCAGGCTATCGAGCGAGGGCATTGCCAACTCCTTCTGCGCCGGTGCCCGGCAATGGCAGGACGTTTGCCGGTGTCACCGCTCTGTATCGGCCCGCACGGCACGGACCTGGCTGAATGGTCAGGTTAGACCTGTTTGTCGTGCATGACCCATTTCTGGACCGGCGGGGCATGTCGCAGGTTCCGAACTTCCTTTATCATCGCCGGCCTGCCGGCGCCTGTGGCGCGCCAGCCGTAGTGGAGTGAGAAATGAGTACCCTGTTCATGCATTGCCGGCCCGGTTTCGAGGGCGAGGTCTGCGCCGAAATCAGCGAACATGCCGCCCGCCTGGGGGTTGCCGGTTATGCCAAAGGCAAGCCGCAGAGTGCCTGCGCCGAATTCGTCTGTGCTGAAGCGGAAGGTGCCGAACGGTTGATGGGGGAATTGCGCTTCGCTCAGCTGATTTTCCCGCGCCAGTGGGCCCGTGGTGAGTTCGTCGAATTGCCGGAAAGCGACCGCATAAGCGTGCTGCTCGAACACCTCAGCAGCTATCCGGTGTTCGGCAGCCTGTGGCTGGAAGTGCTCGACAGCAACGAAGGCAAAGAGCTGTCGACCTTTTGCCGCAAGTTCGAAGTGCCGCTGCGCAAGGCGCTGGAGAAAGCCGGCCGTCTGGTCGAGGACGCCAACCGCCCGCGCCTGTTGCTGACCTTCATCAGTGGTCGGCGGGTCTTTGTCGGCGAGGCTTCGGCAAGCAATAGCGCGCTATGGCCCATGGGTATTCCGCGGCTTAAATTCCCCCGCGAGGCGCCAAGCCGTTCAACCTTGAAGCTTGAAGAAGCCTGGCACCAGTTCATCCCGCGTGAGCATTGGGAACAGCGCCTGGGTGACGACATGACCGGTGTCGACCTGGGCGCCTCGCCTGGTGGTTGGACCTA includes:
- the rlmM gene encoding 23S rRNA (cytidine(2498)-2'-O)-methyltransferase RlmM, producing MSTLFMHCRPGFEGEVCAEISEHAARLGVAGYAKGKPQSACAEFVCAEAEGAERLMGELRFAQLIFPRQWARGEFVELPESDRISVLLEHLSSYPVFGSLWLEVLDSNEGKELSTFCRKFEVPLRKALEKAGRLVEDANRPRLLLTFISGRRVFVGEASASNSALWPMGIPRLKFPREAPSRSTLKLEEAWHQFIPREHWEQRLGDDMTGVDLGASPGGWTYQLVRRGMLVTAIDNGPMAESLMETGLVTHLMADGFTWQPKQTVDWMVCDIVEKPARTTALIETWLGEALCREAVVNLKLPMKQRYAEVRRLLDRMEATFKARKVKVSIACKQLYHDREEVTCHLRRLDLKPR